The sequence CAACTCCACCCTAGTTTGTCGAAATAGtttattcaaaaaatttaaaCTGTTCGTTGGAGatcaatttttttctaaaactcCTTTAAATCTCTTGCAAACCATTTACAAAATTGGCATTGGATCCGAAATTTCATCACATCACAATCAGATATCTCAATCAAGATATTCACACTATTCGGGAAATGGATTATATATAAAGTATCTCTTCCATTAATAGATAAGCATTATGAATCCACTGCACTGATATTTAGTTAGTGGAGACGCCGACCATTAGTATATCTAAACACAcaatgtttggttgcaaagatAAGAACCTCTTAAGTTTGGATACCAaataactataaaaaaaaacGTTGTTATAAATGTCCGACAATAGTCCACACAAGGTTCTTAAATGACCATGTTcgatatatacatatatgaataCATGTGTTGTGTCTAGAATCATCATGCTTATAAACATAATGCAACAACCATGTAAATAGAACACTCTATTCTATCCTTAGATGGGAATAATTTAAGGAAAAACCTAAAAACACACTATTACTCGAATATACAAAAACAAATTAGCATTCACTAAActatttaattgaatttgatGGATACATATATCCAACATTAATTTATGAGAAAATTGACATCATGAGGAACATTCAACTATTTCACATCATCTGACTACCGTTTATGGCATATTTCTTTTTGATTGGTCCCCATTAAACGTTGGCCCAACCACATGCCCCTGGATGTTTATTCACataattgtcattttttaatCCTTCTCAAACAAAATATTCCAAGAATAGAAAATTGTAATTTTGTTCCTTTAAATGTCTTACTCATTATTCGTCTAATTGTTCATAATTTATTATGGTTCATAGGGTCACTTTAACAAATTAAATGCATCAAAGGAACATGCCAGCAAAAGAACATAAGTTCCCAACTCAAAGTCTCAATCTTTAAGATAAGCACACTCAGTAATGTGAACTGCTCCATTCTTGTCCTTCTCAATATGAAAACAatcaatagagaagaaaataaggaaataaaaatctaatatccacaagaaaagaaaaaaaaaggccaatCTGTGAAAGCATTTTTCCTATCCTTGAAATTGGACACCACTTGACAATTGACAACTCTGAGAAAGCCAAAAGATTCATAGTCCATTTGGAAGCAAAGATGCCAAATTCTTCTTACTATGCATATTCCTCTACATGGTCTTGCCCTTGCAAGAACAATGTCAATAAGACCCCATTTATTTCTAGGTGAAAAACattttgaaggaaaattatCAAGAAAATacaatcttttgatttgactCTCATTTTACTTGGGTGATTGAAAACCATACATAGGGTGTGTTTGGAGATTAATAATTTAGTTAACTACTTGTCAATtattggtatgcattcttagaaTAGATTCCGGGTCTATATTGTATTCTAAAACTtaacttctttattttctacctTGAGAATTTGTCTAGACTCGGAATCTATTTCGAGAATGTATAATAAAGACAACCTAAGCATGAAGCTTAGGACACCATGTGAttgtttaaaagaaaattgctaTATGACAAGTATCCCCaccatcttcatttttcttttttgtttaaaatattTCTAGACAGCCAAAAGTAGCATAAGAACTCTTCTGGCTCTAGTAGGATGGATAAAGGAATGTTTGGacaagggatggttgacttGTAGGTGATCACCTAAATCCCATTAACTAATTCACTGATAATCGAATCTTAGTGACTGCtactaaaaaaaactaaacaagACTTATGTGGTCCATCTTGACATTATTTGCATTATGGTTTGTCTTTTACACTTTCTTTTTGGgaagtaataaaaaaagaaactaatccTTCTCACAAGAAATCCAAAACTAAACTAAGCAAAACTGTTAAAACTCCATTAATGGACTGATTAATGATGTTCTCATGTTTTGTTCGCCAATTTGTAGAGTTATAATACGTCTTTTTCACAGGCATACGTATACGCAATTGCATTGAATGATACTAATTAAGCAAACATTTAGGTACAGACATAATTCAAATTTCAAGTTTACTCCATCTTTTTAGTCATTAAAGAAATATTGTTAGGATTCATATAGgggagaaagaaacaaaatataaagTGGGTTCTTAGGTTAAAGCTTCAAATTACTCCACACCATATTTGATATTTGGAATTAGAAGACTAAAAGAGAGTATATTAATTATTCTTTCCATTTGATAAGTAAAGTAGGTGGGTCGTCATGTTTCCCACTGTGATAAAGAAAATTGCTTCTTCTCCCcagttagtaaaaaaaatagaCTATGGAATAAAAATGTCCATATATGTGGATTGGGATAGAGATATAATTAGATATCTCTTTGAATTTAAGTATTCAATGGAGGAGAAATTAGAAGTACTGATCAAAAGTTTTTTGATGTCTTTATATATATTGGGGCTGAAGAAAACTTGATTGTGACCTCAAAGATAATTTTCAATAAAGTTATCTCCATtactccaaaaagaaaaagtgcttaacgtAGAATTCATCCATGCATGCAATCAAGATATATTTGAAATGATTTAATTTGGAATGTTGATTTTGAATattaaacctttcaaatcatTGGAAGGATACTTGTGAAACTTTTTAatctttaaggaaaaaaatggagaatttAGAAAAATGGGGGATTTAGGTAGAATTTAGTGTTTAGACAAGTCATCCATGAGCCACAATTCAAGagcttgcattttttttttcaagggttAACAAACAACAAAATAAGAATTATTTCTATATGGTGGAAAGTCCCCTAAATTATTTTGATACTTTTCCTTATagcttgaaaaaataaataaataaaacgaaAACTTTTGGCAAAAGGGTCTATCCATATATAACTGTGGCAGTTCTTTGCCACTCAAATTTGAcatattattgattttttttttaatggaaaagaaaattaaacatTACTGAAACAAGGAAGTTACTTCTATGTCTTTGTCAGTGATAGTGAGAGGAAATTTCTTGGTCATAATTACAAAATGTAAATATTTAACAAAAAAGATAAGTTGTTGGTAGacctgaacttgaaagagataaGAAAAGTAAAcacttaaataaatatatatatatatataaataaaaaaataaaaaaataaaaggatcaTACTCAAAAGCCATGATGTGGTACTAAGTTCTAAAAAGAATTGTTCTAACTCCACTGCATCGCCCAAGACTTCATGGATATGATTAAAAAGTTATTATATactttaataaaataaatcttaTGATAAACATATTCATCAACTAAGGTGAGAAATCATgttataataacaataataaaagaaaaaaaaataagaaaaacaaatttttaatatttcttAGGGTGAGAGAATGCTACCAGGTTGTAAGGCCCTTTGTACTAGATACAAAGAGCACGAATTGGTCAAATCACCATCTTTTTTGGATATTTTGGCACATACTCCAGTTGGCCCGGCCCACTACACTAACGCAAGGGCCACATAACCAAGTATGGATATTTTATTCAATTTGTATATCACTCACAAAATTTCTCTAACACCCAATCtgttacatatttttttttggggggggagggggggggggggggggggggaaggggggagagaTTGGAGGGTTATACACCCTATCTTTTAGATCCCTAacctagaattttatttttatttactcCCCCTCCCATAAAAAAAGAGCCTTACACTATGTAGTTTTTCTTTAATCTAATGGAATTCTTTAACCCAATTAAACACAATATAAATCGAAACTGTAGATCACATATGCATTTTACAAGTAATCGAATACATCTTAAAAACTTGTCATGATCCTCCTCTCATAATATCGATCTCCTCAATTTTACTTGGGTTCTAAGACAAACAATACCTAAATTAAATCATTTGGTATGTATAATAGCAAATGATGTTAATAAGATAGTTATACTCATGTCGCCCCACTACACATGATGATATTAGGTAGTAGTTGTGCTTTCCATTGCTGTTTGGTTTAGAAGATGAGGGGGCAAAACAGAATAATTTCAGCTTTGGATCAGCCTTGGATGTCTTCATTTACCCTTTGGTCATCATTTTATACGAGACAGAGTATTGTTATGTTACTGAGTTATAAAGTTATAGTCTTAAATTGGTTGGTTTAGGTCCTTGTCGCTTTTCATATAATTGAGTAATTCTCATCACCTAATGTTTTAAGGTTTTTATTTGTCTCTTATATTCTATTTCTTAATGGTTACCCGTTTTGAGTTCATTAGGAAGGGACTCAGTCATGGTTTTAAGAATTGGAGTTGGATTGATTGAATAGGCTATGATTGATTTGGTCGATTTCCTATcgatttctattttgtttcagGCTGATTCTGACTGTTTCTATGTCACGTTAAGACACTCCATAATTGTGCTCAATTGGACATGAACAACACAATAATAGGAAAAGACAAGTTTGTTGACTATTCAAATATATCTTTCAATAAATAGGCCTATTGGTCTATTAGGAAATGACTCAATTTTCTAAATACATCTTTttccgaccccatttagttgggataaaattgagttgtgttgttgtttcAAATTCatcttttataaaataaaataatattttgaatgtttaattttaaaactatttaaaaaatCCAACAATCCCTAAAGAGCTTCTTCATTGGCTTGCGGAAGGGAGGGCTTACCTAGATGGTGATGGGCTTAATAGAGAGCTTCTTTGTTAGCTTGAGGAAGGAAGTTGAGCTTGGTGGGTCAAGAGTCAAGGGTTGATAAATAGAGACGAGAAAGTTTGGGAGAGGGCAAGGTcagatttgatattttttttttgtgggaatTTGAATATTAGATTGCACGTTTTGTTCTTGCAACTTGTTAAAAGAATAGACAGACCACCCAAAGGATATTTTGTCAGAGgtgttttttctttattctttcaaCTAGCTAGTTTGTTTCGCCGGAACATGAAAACGATTGGATTATCAAATGCATTATTCCCACAGAATCGAAGAACATCAGAAACATTCTCGAGGAATGcaatcattttaatttttcaatgtTAAAATACTCTATAATGAAGCCAACCAATGTAACTCTTTGGACAATCACAAAATATGGCAACATTCAACCTTATCAAACACATTTATGTTATAAtgaaggatgtgaatttgtaaccgaaaccatttacccAAATTAAACCGGTCCGTTTACACTGAAACCgcaaaaccatttaataaatggtaaggttatggtttcaagtttcaggccaattagctaaatgggttgggttggttttaaTCGCGAAACCCGTTGCtttcaaaccgaattaaaaccgtttaaaccgatcctattaatccatataacaattaaataaagtagAGGCAGAATCGGTATATCACTTCCAAAAATATAACCCTAAGTAAAAacgattggaatgaaatggatttGAGACGTCTTGTGTTCCCTACTTCCCTTTTCATGGTTTGAACCCTTAGTTTTTTCAATCAGGTACGTACGATTAATCTATTAATTACAAAATAACCAAACAGtcttcattcaattcttctcatcttctttcttcttcttcctagatTCTAATCTAAGGATATGATGATTCATTCATCTCTTTCATTTGCACAGTCTTGAGAATTAGGAACTTGGGTTTATGGGTTTATAAGGGAATGCTTGGGGAAATGAAAATGATCATGGGTTATAAATCGAGTGACATTGGAGAATGGCatacaaagaaatagcactagattatcaaattacgACAtaccatcatcaatatagaatctcttatttgcgGTTGctaattatttttggataaacttatgatcttcagtttagagatggttgcaagttataacaaaccaatTGTGAACTGTTTTATAAACTGTAtagaataaatcgaaatcgaaactgtttaaaactgtgaaatcgacaccgtttagaaaccgtggaaaccgaaatcatttactaaacggtcacgatTTTAGAAAGtgaaaccatttagtaaattgTGCGATTAttgttttagtcaaataaatgtgaaccaaagtAATCCACACCGtttaaactgaaaccgaatcaattaacacccttagttctAATATGATGATATTTTCCGATTCCTAACAAGTCAACCTAGAGTCATATTATGATTAtctcaaccaaatcaaaacaatGAATCATGGAGTCCTCAagtattgattttttatttatatttttatctctctctctctctctatctttttccattttagaGTTGGGCATTGACCTACTTTTTTAACATCAACACACATTATATATaaatacacaattttttttttgggggtaaaataTAAAACATTGATGATGCAAACTTGTACAACACCATATCGAATTGTCAAACTTTGAATATCACATTACAAAACAACTTGtaaaattcaaatatgaaattatttgaAATCACATTGAAATGGTAAATTCCATGGACAAAACCATCATCACATACAAAGATAATCAAAGCAAGCATTACAAgtaaatgaaaacaaaataatCATTAGGAAGGAATGAAAATCAAAGCAAATAACCACTAACGgttacaaaattttgaaaattcccCATTTTCACATCACAAAGGCAACCTTCAGAATAGTTATAAGGGAGTGTTTCAATACTTTTCAAAGAAAATATTCTTGATCGAGCCAGCCTTGGCAGTCATTCTCttttaaaagaaataatttcaCCAACCCACCATGCTATGAATGCATGTGTCCCAGCACTAGCCTTTGAAATTATTCTTTGGTTCTTGCGACAATAGCCAAACCAATTGCTATGTGAATCATATATTCCGATTTTTATAAACAACTTAATTTTAGTaactttttttgggtaagatcTTAATTCTAGTATCCATTAGTCTTTTATGGGTTTGTGGATTTGACAATCcagatttttaatatttaagtaATTCTATAGTCTTAATATTGTTGGaaatatttcaaaataaaataggagAAAGAGTATTTATCTTGTATCGTAGACGAATTCGGTTAATCAAAGTGATGATAATATATGTAAAAACTTAAGAGTTGGTGGGGTTTAGTCGTGCCGTTTGACAATTTTCTTAAGACTGTAGATACATTCTTGATTCTTATAGTGTAATCCGGGTACTTATGAATcaacctccaagataaaatagcacTATAGACCCCTCATGTAAACCCCTCTAGTAATCATTGCTTTACTGGGCCAAATCGGAGTAATTCAGAGTTGTGCTCAATTGGACATAAAcaacacaataatagaaaaaccattaaaaaagaaagttgAGATTGTTTTCGCAATACTCATAGAACAATGAATTTAAGCCTCCTCTATTTATATAGGAGAAAAAGAGACACCACCAAtatcttatcaaaaaataaataagacacCACCAATATTTGTTTGTCTTTAAAAGACATACCCAATAAATGCACCTATTGTTCCTTTAGGTGTTTAATACGAAATGACTAACCCGAATAAATAATAGCAAAtctttcataaaataaaataatattttaaattttaattttaaaacattCTTTTCCCAATattgaaagaatcttcaaactagaggggagAGAATTGGTATTTATAAAAGTACATGGGAGGAACTAGTATTAGGCGATAGTCCAGGTGAGGGGAATATAATTTCCTCAATTAAAAATTTCAACacatgcaaagaaaaattcaatgCAAATTTAATGATACTCTCACAAACTATTTATTTTTGATTGGTACATACTCTATACAAGTTATGAGGCTTGAATTCGAGACCTAATGGTGAGTATGGACTTGACACACCACAACTTCACCTATGAAGTTAGGATAAGAGTAGgtaccgataaaaaaaaaaaaaaaagctttgtgTAATATGCGGAGGTAAATTTTTTCAGTAAAAAATGGAAGAGGGTTGCCTAAAAGGCAGTATGACCCTCGTGCCAACACAGGGCCAATGGTAGCTTGCATCGAACCATTAAGAGGGCTGGGATTTCCATCTTAAATGAGGTGTGGAAGTCAGGGTTATTTTGCCCTCTTCTATGTCTGGCCACTTTGTCAGGCTTCTTTGTCTCCCCAAAAATATGTATAGAGAAAATTCCTTCACCAACCTCCTTAGTCGCCACAAAAAAGGTGTGCCTCAAAACTTGGATCACATCTCCCAAATCAAAATGACACCATAAAATTCTCTAAAGTCTAATTAGAGGTGTCAAAAATCAACCCATATgggttttttttaggtaaacATAACTTTATTGATGAAAACATAAATTACAAATCGATTCCTATTTACAAGCTTCAAAAGCCAAAGAATTGAAAGAGGATGAACAGTCATACACGTTAAAGACGGAGCCTTATTGACAAAGAAGTTTGCGAGACTATTTCTCTCcaataaaacaaacacaaaaaagGCATATAACTCAAAATATGCAAACGagtgatatttttatcaatcatgttcaatttgagattttttttttcaagaattgaCACAGAAAACAAATCCAACTGAAAAAACCGAAATCAGAAAACCAAAGAAAccctgaaaaaaataaaataaaaataaaaattgaaaaaaatcattgtgGCCCTTGAATTTGCTTGAACCTTATCAAAATGTCAGATGCTTCGGTTTTTGACCGTGTAATGTGTATACCAAACCACATGCATTTTCTAATCATCCAACCAGGTCGTTCATGGCTGTGGGGATCATcagggttttaagtattgaTATCAGATTGGTTGAATTATATCGGATAGAATGTTTTCTAAAAGGCAGTATAGTCTTTACACCAGTAATAGTGCCAATAAAAGTCATAACGCTTCAGCTCCATTAATTTATAGAATAATATGCTTTAAAACGTGTTATGTCATGTTAAGAATGTTAGAGGATGTTAATTAGCACAATAACCTCTCCTTAATTAGACAATATGGACTAAGATTTACATATCCTTATCGATCTTCCAAACCTTGTGGTTCTTATCACCGATCTTCAAGGCGGATCTGGTACTTACTATATTCTTGGGTGTTACAAAAGTACTAACAAAAACATTAACAGGGATGAGATCTCCATACTTCATGAGGGGTGAGACGGTCATTTTCTCCTGCTATGTTTAAGCATAGAACCACACTAAACCGATAAATCCAGACCGATACAGATCGCTCCGATTCCCAAAATTTATATCCCTGTTGGGGACAGGGGACTGGGGGACTTGAGACATATGAATGCACCGAAATTTTATTTTGGCCAAACACTTCCCACCTGGGGTGGGACCAAACAAGCAAACAAACATGCCAACTCGTTAAAAAAGATAATATTCTGACGAATCATAGAAAAGATACAGATAAGGAAGTTCAAGGACATGTGTCTCTCATCAAACGATATTCTATAACCTaccattcaactttcaatgGCCCCCTTCTCGCTTGAGAGAAATCTCCAGTAATCGGACGGCTGTGATTAACCAATCCTCATTAATTATTGGTACGCGTTTGGCTTAACGGACTCCAGCTGCCTAAGTTCTGATAAAGTTTCAGATTCTGAACCTTATGGTCACATTATCCGGACAACGTGACGCCAGTTACGTTCCCGCCAATTCTCCAGCTGGAAccattctcctctttttttcataattacTCAACTACCCTAACCTTTTATCTTTTTCCATAAAATTCCTAAAAATATGAGGAGACACTGGATTGGAATCTAGTGTATTGACCATCGATCAGTCCTTTCATTGACTGTGAAGATAATGACTCCCGCTAATCTCGTCTCTTACAATAAAATTACGGTCTTAGACTGGCcgttgaaaattttaaatgacGAAAAGACCTACAGAGAGAAGCCGAGGGGCATAGAATTTCtggtaattaattaataaaaacgAGGGTATAAACGTCATGAAAAATTCTACATGTTGGGGGTTTTAAATTCCCAATGATGCTGGCTGGATTTcgacaattttcatgctctatTTGCTTGGTATTTTCTAAGCGCTCTGGCAGAAGTTTATCTCTGACCTCTCTCTCTGTATTTCTCTGTCTCTGTGTCTCTGCTAAAAGGTTCACAGAATGCATATGGGGTTCAATCTCAATCAGTCTCTTCTGCAAATGAGAGGGTTTTGAGCTTAATGAACATGGGTAGGAGGAGAAAGGAGTGATTCTTCTGGTCATTATCCCTTTGGCGAGGAACAAAGTTGGAACTTGCAAGCCTGTTTCTTTTTTGACGACCCTTAAATGGAAACCTCTGTATCCATGAAGATTCCGAAATCGttgaagtttctattttaatttccaGAATCGCTCACCAAGAAGGTTCTTCAAAAGGTATTTCTATTTCATATTTGTGGCttagtagagagagaaaaaaaagaagtgagaACCTTTGGGAAAGATATGAAAATAAGAACGAAACAGGAAACCCCTCTGTTATTTCTCTTTATTCCTTATTTTAAGAGGCCTTGTTTCATTTTAAATTGCAGAGATTTGTTTAATATTTCTTTGGGATACTCTCATAAACCCAGGGTAGATATTTTGTAGTTGTCTAGTCCTAGCTATTTAAAAATTTCTTTACTTTAAATAGAAAATTCTTGTTCTTACTTGTGTGAaatctgttttagggtttttggtttggtAGGCGTTTCAGAAAGCCTTAAATGTGATATTTGTGTTTCTTATCTTCCTTTGTTTAAGCTTACCGACGAGGAAAAAGTTTCAAGCTTTTTGCTTTATATTTCCTCTCTGGCTTTCTCAGTTTTGTTCAACTTGCAGAGTTGCAGGCCTCACCTTTGAAGGGCTCCATGGTTTTATTGTTTCGTTTCCTTCCGTTTCACGGTAGATGAAGTGAACAACAGTTACAAAGGACGCTTGCTTGACTCTTTAAAAGGTCTAATAATTTTGTGTTGAAATTCCtccattatttttcttcaatttcttctttcctcttggtTTCCTGTATGGGTTTTGTTCTTGATGTCCTTGTTCCTACCACCATCACCGTCAATGTTGTCCTTTGACAGCCCATGTACTTCAATTCATAGCCGTTTGATGGTATGTTAATGGGACACATCTTTGGGTGTTTGATTAATGTTTTAATGGTGGGGTACCTAGAATTATTCctcccttttatgtttatttacTGAATGTTTGAATGaggatttaattaattttaatgaattaaaaattGATGGGTTTGGAGACATCAATGGAGGAATTATATTATTAAATTTATTAGATTAGTAATTTTATAAGTGTGAGTTGTGTTCTGGTTTCAGACAGTCTGATTACATAATTTTGTTTTATGGGATGTGAACGCGTCTTTTGAGTTTCTGAGTGAGAGAACCTAGATTCCAGAATTCAGTAATGGCGTATATAACTACTCattcgttctctctctctctctttctctttctctctgtgtTCGCTTCGCCATGAGGTTCTCCTGTTGagggttttagtttttttttcttctttcttcccgcCTTTAAAATCCACTTTTAAGCTTGAAAAAAGAATTAAGAAAGGGGGAAAGACTTAGAATTAGAAACTGATCCAAAGCCAAAGGTGGAAAATCCAAACACACCACCGGCCTCGATCGGAGAGTTAAAGAGAAGGGCTTTTTCTTTCTCAATCTATCTTTACTTCCGACATGCTCGATCGCTCGTTTCTCTTTTCTTAAAGTTCTTTGCGATTATAGCCTTCTAACGGCTTAATCCACccccattcttcttctccatcacgATCGGGTTCTGATTGATTGTTCTATTTTAGATGGATTCGGTGAAACCGGCGACGACATCGAATGTTGGTGGATTAGTTCGCACTTTTGCTAAAGTTCTTCGGATTCGTGCAGCTGGGATCGCTCCTGATAATGGGAAAATCCGTCGATTGAAGTCTCAAAACAAGCTCAAGGATGATGAGATTAATGGTAATGGGCATCAGCATCAGGGTAAGATCGATTCTATTACTGACAATGGAGACCTGTCCAAGTCTTTTGCTGATGAAGATGAGAAGCTCCGGAACAGGGCAGCCATGGAAGCTTTCTTAGCGAAGCTCTTTGCGAGCATTTCGTCTGTGAAAGCTGATTATGCCCAGCTCCAGATGGCTCAGGCCCCTTACGACCCAGATGGCATTCAGGCTGCCGATGAGTTAGTGGTCTCAGAGCTGAAACGTCTTTCGGAGTTGAAACAGTGTTACTTGAAGAAACAGATGGATCCTTCTCCTCAGGTGACGCAGTTGTTGGCAGAAATCCAAGAACAACAGAGCCTCTTGAAGACTTATGGAATAATGGGGAAGAAGTTGGAGTCCCAGTTGAAGCTCAAGGATTCGGAGATTACCTTCCTCAAAGAGAAACTGAAGGAATCCGAGGCGCAGAGCAGAATCCTAGAGAAAAAACTAAACCCAAGTTGTGTCAGTGGGCCTCTCTCTGTTCTCCTCGATGATCTCCACTTGTCGGGTTTAAACCCCAATCACTTCATAACTGTTCTACGATACGCAGGCAAATCTATTCGGAGCTTCGTGAAGGTGATGATCGAACAGATGAAATCTGCAGGTTGGGATATCCACGCAGCGGCCGATTCAATCGAACCAAATGTGGTCTACACGAAACCGAACGACAAGTGCTTCGCATTCGAGTGCTTCGTTTGCAGAGAGATGTTTGATGGCTTCCAA is a genomic window of Macadamia integrifolia cultivar HAES 741 chromosome 13, SCU_Mint_v3, whole genome shotgun sequence containing:
- the LOC122059730 gene encoding protein GRAVITROPIC IN THE LIGHT 1, which gives rise to MDSVKPATTSNVGGLVRTFAKVLRIRAAGIAPDNGKIRRLKSQNKLKDDEINGNGHQHQGKIDSITDNGDLSKSFADEDEKLRNRAAMEAFLAKLFASISSVKADYAQLQMAQAPYDPDGIQAADELVVSELKRLSELKQCYLKKQMDPSPQVTQLLAEIQEQQSLLKTYGIMGKKLESQLKLKDSEITFLKEKLKESEAQSRILEKKLNPSCVSGPLSVLLDDLHLSGLNPNHFITVLRYAGKSIRSFVKVMIEQMKSAGWDIHAAADSIEPNVVYTKPNDKCFAFECFVCREMFDGFQIPNFSLPNVFEPERDQRQSYFFSRFTELKSAKPMEFLCQKPRSPFGKFCRAKYLKLVHPKMESSFFGDLNQRKLVNAGGYPETPFFATFAEMAKRVWLLHCLAFSFEPEASIFQVKRGCRFSEVYMESVANDAPLTLPVDMSGVGFTVVPGFRIGKTVIQCQVYLSPA